In Palaemon carinicauda isolate YSFRI2023 chromosome 21, ASM3689809v2, whole genome shotgun sequence, the following proteins share a genomic window:
- the LOC137614654 gene encoding uncharacterized protein has product MKERNQLIEFCTSYTVNRKEVTLENSGNEHVSREGNENESVQMQEEQEATRSNNIADEFPLTDIFWLFFSMAHFTGLVLPVKDKTGCYVVSWKCFIPFLLSALSCILSFAYIIRISSTDGWNYSRYVINSESFLTYLFCIRVYLQTMRNVSLMVRHMKNAKILKMRRYWFSPYLIVFIVFSPLMVWTCFTLLSHQLEVIFNLLPSVVLLMFPAILDVLMGIFIIGITTSYSQLRRAISVAKGRSRDRIDNLYQKWVELTEILRTHNKLFGSALHLRIWLFVVNIMVNSYILISLKVLEGNCLDVVLVTALPLTQTVVYFFFISSLGEMLRNEELRLLEILLRGTYEEAAGSPEQIALSNFCSRVCARKAELRKEGADSGVTARTFVNKLSLATTTLAILLQLNPAGMADTPEGSHLGTYGHCFAKPNATSDFDFF; this is encoded by the exons ATGAAGGAAAGAAATCAACTAATAGAGTTCTGCACCtcatatactgtaaatagaaaagAAGTCACACTAGAAAATAGTGGTAATGAACATGTATCACgagaaggaaatgaaaatgaatCAGTACAGATGCAGGAAGAACAGGAAGCAACGAGAAGTAATAATATTGCTGATGAATTTCCATTAACTGATATAttttggctatttttctctatggCCCACTTCACTGGACTGGTCCTCCCTGTGAAAGACAAGACGGGGTGCTACGTCGTGTCATGGAAGTGCTTCATTCCATTTCTTCTTTCTGCTCTGAGCTGCATTCTGTCTTTTGCTTACATCATCCGGATATCTTCGACGGATGGTTGGAATTACTCCCGTTACGTTATCAACTCTGAATCCTTCCTCACGTACTTGTTTTGCATCCGTGTTTACCTGCAGACAATGCGCAATGTTTCACTGATGGTCCGGCATATGAAGAACGCCAAAATCTTAAAGATGAGGCGATATTGGTTTTCCCCCTATCTCATTGTCTTTATCGTTTTCTCCCCTTTGATGGTATGGACTTGCTTTACGCTCCTGTCTCACCAACTAGAAGTAATCTTCAATCTTCTGCCTTCCGTCGTGCTGCTTATGTTTCCGGCTATACTGGACGTTCTGATGGGAATCTTTATCATTGGTATCACGACATCTTACAGCCAACTGCGACGCGCCATTTCCGTAGCGAAAGGACGGAGTAGGGACAGAATTGACAATCTCTACCAGAAATGGGTAGAGCTGACTGAAATACTTCGGACACACAATAAg CTCTTTGGTTCGGCTCTACATTTGCGCATCTGGCTTTTCGTCGTGAATATCATGGTGAATTCGTACATTCTCATATCCCTCAAAGTTTTGGAAGGAAATTGTTTAGATGTGGTGCTGGTAACAGCGCTACCATTGACCCAGACCGTCGTCTACTTCTTCTTCATCAGTTCTCTTGGAGAAATGCTAAGAAATGAa GAGCTGCGTCTGCTAGAAATTCTTCTTCGCGGAACCTACGAAGAAGCTGCCGGGTCACCTGAACAAATAGCATTGTCCAATTTTTGCAGCAGGGTATGTGCACGAAAGGCGGAATTACGGAAAGAAGGTGCAGATAG TGGCGTCACGGCTCGGACCTTCGTCAACAAGTTGAGTCTTGCAACGACGACGCTGGCAATCCTCCTGCAGCTCAATCCAGCTGGCATGGCGGATACGCCGGAGGGCTCCCACTTGGGTACCTACGGCCA